Proteins encoded by one window of Flexibacter flexilis DSM 6793:
- a CDS encoding TolC family protein: MKIFNSITFLLVLAASIGAHSQNTLSLSMQEAQNLGLQNRYDVKAMRYDLELADKKIQEQKNNLLPDLKATGNIHYSPKIQATFIPPGFVGMTEGRLVALGAKSTSIFALELHQPLYNPSLNTNIQLAQSSKLIDEQQVHLQEIEIKKQISYSYLNVLLRQLQHDLAKEEERRFETYAKLAEGKHKNGTLVDNDFLRAKLDYENAQQQTQISKQNYDYSLQTLRYQLNVTDSTTLVLTDKLGVVSVTDVVAPDYAAADKRIEYQILSLEEKHNILQGKKQRQMVLPTLSFVANYSAQYLNAEFNYDYTMGKWWSSFSGIGLQLSVPLTGQFTNRNHLQQISLESQKIRAKQEHQKQTTIHEIEQASSELANAAKNFGNAQKNYELAKQIFQNQQQQLQLGSFSYEKILNTESTVTNTEENYVLACYNYLVARLNYTVAVGQL; encoded by the coding sequence ATGAAAATATTTAATTCAATTACCTTCTTGCTGGTGCTGGCCGCCAGCATCGGGGCACACAGCCAAAACACACTCAGTCTGAGTATGCAAGAAGCTCAAAATTTGGGTTTGCAGAATAGATATGATGTAAAAGCCATGCGTTATGACCTTGAGCTGGCCGACAAAAAAATTCAGGAACAGAAAAATAATTTACTTCCAGACCTCAAAGCCACTGGAAACATTCATTACAGCCCCAAAATACAAGCCACTTTCATTCCGCCAGGGTTTGTGGGAATGACCGAAGGCCGATTGGTGGCTTTGGGCGCGAAAAGCACCAGTATATTTGCGCTCGAATTGCACCAGCCGCTTTATAATCCCAGCCTGAATACCAATATCCAATTGGCGCAGAGCAGCAAACTCATTGACGAGCAACAAGTTCATTTACAAGAAATTGAAATAAAAAAACAAATCAGCTATTCGTATCTGAACGTATTGTTGCGCCAATTGCAACACGATTTGGCCAAAGAAGAAGAACGCCGTTTTGAAACTTACGCCAAATTAGCCGAAGGCAAACACAAAAACGGGACATTGGTGGACAATGATTTTTTACGCGCCAAACTCGACTACGAAAACGCCCAACAACAAACCCAAATCAGTAAACAAAACTATGATTACAGTCTCCAAACGCTTCGTTATCAACTCAATGTAACGGACAGCACGACACTTGTACTAACGGACAAATTGGGCGTAGTGAGTGTTACGGACGTTGTGGCACCAGACTACGCAGCCGCCGACAAGCGCATCGAATACCAGATTTTGAGTTTGGAAGAAAAACATAACATTTTGCAAGGCAAAAAACAACGCCAAATGGTGTTGCCGACGCTCTCGTTTGTGGCCAATTATTCCGCCCAATACCTCAACGCCGAGTTTAATTATGATTACACAATGGGCAAATGGTGGTCTTCGTTCAGTGGCATTGGTTTGCAGTTGTCTGTGCCGCTTACGGGGCAGTTCACGAACCGCAACCATTTGCAGCAAATCAGTTTGGAGTCGCAGAAAATACGCGCCAAACAAGAACACCAAAAACAAACTACGATTCATGAAATAGAACAAGCCAGTTCGGAACTTGCCAATGCCGCCAAAAACTTCGGCAATGCACAAAAAAACTATGAGTTGGCCAAGCAAATATTTCAGAATCAACAACAACAGTTGCAACTGGGGTCGTTCAGCTACGAAAAAATCCTGAACACAGAAAGCACCGTTACCAACACCGAAGAAAATTACGTATTGGCCTGCTACAACTACTTAGTGGCTCGCCTCAACTACACGGTAGCCGTCGGGCAGTTGTAA
- a CDS encoding class I SAM-dependent methyltransferase, with the protein MSKPLSPVTQKAEVELDENFTAAEIIAAYRKDNIDVAEYFAGLTQVNLYKCTATGYRFFYPYSVIGRSSLYDQLQKQHGYYMVEKWEHTQALEHIKPTDSVLEVGCGNGNFQERLRKKGVTNAVGLDFSDDAIKWAKEKGLTVYQQSIQDYAKLHPNTYDVVCFFQVLEHIDDIHSFMSAAVSALKPNGKLIIAVPNSNPYLYRYDRLHALNLPPHHMGLWDKKALAAIAPHFGLKTLSVQTEVLLPQYRSGFRNAYIKHLEKSKPLQASVLKLVPAFVFKFFLAQSEASKDGRNLLAVYEKQ; encoded by the coding sequence ATGAGCAAACCTTTGTCGCCTGTTACGCAAAAGGCAGAAGTAGAATTAGACGAAAACTTTACAGCAGCCGAAATCATAGCGGCCTATCGCAAAGATAACATTGATGTTGCCGAATATTTTGCAGGACTCACACAAGTAAATTTGTATAAATGCACGGCTACGGGCTACCGTTTTTTTTATCCATATTCTGTGATTGGGCGTTCGTCATTGTACGACCAATTGCAAAAGCAACACGGCTATTATATGGTAGAAAAATGGGAACATACGCAAGCCCTTGAGCATATCAAGCCAACCGATTCGGTGTTGGAAGTGGGTTGTGGAAACGGAAATTTTCAGGAGCGTTTGCGCAAAAAAGGCGTAACGAATGCCGTTGGCCTTGATTTTAGCGACGATGCCATCAAGTGGGCAAAAGAAAAAGGCCTGACCGTTTACCAACAAAGCATACAAGACTATGCCAAACTGCACCCAAACACTTACGATGTGGTTTGCTTTTTTCAGGTGTTAGAGCACATCGACGATATACATTCGTTTATGTCGGCGGCGGTGTCGGCCCTCAAACCCAACGGAAAATTGATTATCGCCGTGCCTAACAGCAACCCGTATTTGTATCGTTACGACCGCCTGCACGCCCTGAATTTGCCGCCGCATCACATGGGACTTTGGGACAAAAAGGCGTTGGCCGCCATTGCGCCACATTTTGGCCTAAAAACGTTATCTGTACAAACAGAAGTGCTATTGCCGCAATATCGTTCGGGTTTCCGTAATGCTTATATAAAACATTTGGAGAAAAGTAAACCATTGCAAGCCAGTGTGTTAAAACTTGTACCTGCTTTTGTGTTCAAATTCTTTTTGGCGCAGTCGGAAGCCTCCAAAGATGGCCGCAACTTGTTGGCCGTGTATGAGAAACAATAA
- a CDS encoding CorA family divalent cation transporter yields the protein MINTIKTGAFRWLDIVLPTSQELEELAQTYALPSHYVNACLDPEHLPRFQVMEGGGTYVMLRQYMPDAEAEADTIREMTQKIAIFYGENFLITIHRKPQQLLDEFFQRTAQNANISVAQTIEAIVNFCVQSYELPIEQASDQLEDYEEMIILKKPSSLMIQRLFYIKRRMNLIKRLLSFTHEIALQLPDLTPQDKRHEPVHLVEKLSFRTEQVLEMANSLMNLHLALESHRTNEVMRVLTLFSVFFMPITFIAGVYGMNFSYMPELQHKWGYPIALLGMLATGVGLFVWFKRKGWLR from the coding sequence ACATCCCAAGAGTTAGAGGAATTGGCACAGACTTACGCCCTGCCGAGTCATTACGTGAATGCGTGTTTGGATCCTGAGCATTTGCCGCGCTTTCAGGTTATGGAAGGTGGCGGAACGTACGTGATGTTGCGCCAATATATGCCCGATGCGGAGGCCGAAGCTGATACCATTCGGGAAATGACGCAGAAAATCGCCATTTTTTATGGAGAAAATTTTTTGATTACGATTCACCGAAAGCCGCAACAACTGTTGGATGAATTTTTTCAGCGAACAGCCCAAAATGCGAATATCTCCGTAGCCCAAACGATAGAAGCCATCGTTAATTTTTGTGTGCAGAGCTATGAACTGCCCATTGAGCAGGCTTCAGACCAACTGGAAGACTATGAGGAAATGATTATTCTCAAAAAGCCCAGTTCCCTGATGATTCAGCGACTTTTTTATATCAAAAGGCGCATGAATCTGATAAAGCGTTTGCTTTCGTTTACGCACGAAATCGCCTTGCAATTGCCCGACCTTACGCCCCAAGACAAGCGGCACGAACCCGTGCATCTGGTAGAAAAGCTCTCGTTTCGGACGGAACAGGTATTAGAAATGGCTAACTCACTGATGAACTTGCATTTGGCTTTGGAGTCGCATCGCACCAACGAGGTAATGCGCGTGCTAACCTTGTTTTCGGTATTTTTTATGCCCATTACGTTTATTGCGGGGGTTTATGGCATGAATTTCAGTTATATGCCCGAACTGCAACACAAATGGGGTTACCCAATTGCTTTGTTAGGAATGTTGGCTACAGGTGTAGGACTTTTTGTTTGGTTTAAAAGAAAAGGTTGGTTGCGCTAA